One Lemur catta isolate mLemCat1 chromosome 15, mLemCat1.pri, whole genome shotgun sequence genomic window carries:
- the PIGW gene encoding phosphatidylinositol-glycan biosynthesis class W protein, protein MSQKQMKEAFVSNLNGTSVLEITQGLCFPAFCILCRGFLIILLQHSCSFSHTWKTRFFIDFVILILPLVATLTILASFIPLELLTVIVFGAGLLYQIYQRRTCYARVPVQKILEKFLTISVESEYIPAISCFRVITNVFTAVAILAVDFPVFPRRFAKTELYGTGAMDFGVGGFVFGTAMVCLEIRRKDYIKGSRFYYFTKSLYTVWPLIFLGIGRLVIIKSIGYQEHITEYGVHWNFFFTMIVVRMITLLLLIIFPLNKSWIVALSISILYQLALDFTPLKRLILYGTDGSGTRVGLLNANREGVISSLGYVAIYMAGVQTGLYVHKNRSHIKDLIKVACFLLLAAISLFISLYIVQVNVEAVSRRMANLAFCIWIVASSLILLGSLLLGDIILSFAKFLIKGALVPCSWKLIHSPVTNKKYSESLVSETERKVSERKEPSLCLIIALNRKQLIFFLLSNITTGLINLMVDTLHTSTLWALFVLSLYMFTNCLIIYILYLQDKTIKLS, encoded by the coding sequence atgtctcaAAAGCAGATGAAGGAAGCTTTTGTCAGTAACCTCAATGGAACCAGCGTGCTGGAAATCACCCAGGGCTTGTGCTTTCCTGCATTCTGTATCCTGTGCAGAGGGTTCCTGATAATTCTCTTACAGCACTCATGTTCTTTTTCACATACCTGGAAAACTAGATTCTTCATTGACTTTGTTATCCTAATACTTCCCCTGGTGGCCACCTTGACCATTTTGGCTTCATTTATTCCCCTTGAGCTTCTcactgtgattgtctttggggcaGGGCTGTTGTATCAAATATACCAAAGGAGGACTTGCTATGCCAGAGTGCCTGTCCAGAAAATCCTTGAAAAATTCCTCACAATCAGTGTAGAATCAGAATACATTCCAGCCATCTCCTGTTTCCGTGTAATTACCAATGTGTTTACTGCTGTTGCTATTTTGGCTGTGGACTTCCCAGTTTTTCCCAGAAGATTTGCCAAAACTGAGCTCTATGGGACAGGAGCAATGGATTTTGGAGTAGGTGGCTTTGTTTTTGGGACTGCAATGGTTTGTTTAGAGATCAGGAGGAAAGACTATATCAAAGGGtccagattttattattttacaaagtcaTTGTACACTGTTTGGCCGTTAATTTTCCTAGGAATCGGACGATTAGTCATTATAAAATCCATAGGCTATCAGGAACATATAACCGAGTATGGAGTTCATTGGAACTTTTTCTTTACCATGATAGTTGTGAGAATGATAACATTACTGCTGttgattatttttcctctaaataaGTCCTGGATTGTGGCCCTCAGCATTAGTATATTATACCAGCTAGCCCTTGACTTTACCCCACTGAAGAGGTTGATTTTGTATGGCACTGATGGCAGTGGCACAAGGGTTGGTCTATTAAATGCCAATAGAGAAGGAGTAATCTCTTCCTTGGGATATGTGGCAATATACATGGCTGGTGTGCAAACAGGGTTATATGTGCATAAGAACAGATCACATATCAAAGACTTGATAAAAGTAGCATGTTTTCTTCTACTGGCAGCTATTAGCCTCTTCATATCTCTTTACATAGTTCAAGTAAATGTAGAAGCAGTATCTCGAAGAATGGCCAATTTAGCCTTTTGTATTTGGATAGTTGCTTCTAGCCTGATCCTTCTTGGTAGTTTATTACTGGGCGATATAATTTTGAGTTTTGCCAAATTTCTAATTAAAGGAGCTCTAGTACCATGTTCTTGGAAACTTATCCACTCACctgttacaaataaaaaatattcagaatctcTAGTCTCTGAAACTGAAAGAAAGgtttcagaaagaaaggaacccAGTCTTTGTTTAATCATAGCTctaaatagaaaacagttaatttttttcttgctgtcaAATATAACAACTGGTCTGATCAACCTGATGGTAGATACATTACACACCAGTACCTTATGGGCCTTATTTGTGCTCAGTCTCTATATGTTTACCAACTGTTTAATTATATACATACTGTATTTGCAAGATAAGACTATAAAATTGTCATGA